A region of Leishmania infantum JPCM5 genome chromosome 31 DNA encodes the following proteins:
- the SCG5 gene encoding phosphoglycan beta 1,3 galactosyltransferase 5, with protein MATAVALPQPILSFTLCLSNPRSSCGSFSTLTQITGSCCLACTHPARQAAMASVAQHIITPAVIRAKYSGYVLSNGVKCVIVQDANAKMPAAAMCIRAGQLNDPVELPGLAHFCEHMLFMGTEKFPKEDEFDSFVSKASGLTNAFTEDCDTVYYFSVSDGSLEGALERFVEFFASPSFSPGAVAREVNAVHSEDEKNHNSDYWRLDELIRDFCNPKHPRSRYGNGNLTTLRDEPQRRGIDVRESLKTFHSRYYLADGATIVVVSMRSADEVLSLIEGPLARMKQGAVPRFSFLEAGEHLFTSAALGSWTNVRTVQKMRELRLMWAVRSPSSAWRTTPSAYIAHLLGHECDTSVLGVLKKRNWATGMLAGSHRVDDDFEVLDASVTLTVEGFRNALKVVDLLYQGIGQSIAHGVDAEVYKGMKAEERLFFESVDAGSPANHCVALAQNANATDLEHCWIGGNVVLEDDMEAVLAYVRQLTPQNCVMVMQWGDMPIDAATGATPAEGNPVESHAQQHDEEDDEDSQSAEEETAEETEQASESNASAEELFLSLPAFAQVRVSNVSRFHRALYQTVKIPEEHEARWQSLISGPYPPELALPSTNPFIATDFTIYPPAAEEAVDEIASPHAVTYVRKDAGHHSTFKMALRCNVLSPVASASPLNRLYTRVMHGILSNALTEMAYYAMLASLTNEVIFSPTGLGFAVEGPSQKLYEFFFAVVRKGLSMEVLQGTAEEYATYLETGVQKLKNVGMAQPYKVLHETQKKATRHTYYLFNEMIACESAATYEGYCTFVKQYLESGLLLECFVAGNVLSIQDVREMLVGRLEDLLGTLTIPIPLKETIPRVRDTYGPRAGDGKANESVLCSFDVLSMPPSNPADPNAAVVVDVIIGEATPRVMALTDTAMKLISSSFFNVLRTREALGYVVFAESSVDYCTAHALFVVQSALKDVDCVYLLSRIVAFLSAVEAQLDTVCSAEEVEKVKRGLIAALEKVPDSVEGDVKRLEGEYVSLSKFESRQRTIAALLAITAEDVKSHLRNYFFNNRSESRALALCINNARTVAADVLAEPGNRRVPLPSVRSRQEDSDDAPGDASEDTEPLTLPTFSDGSSCVEITSYASALEYQHGLCLVKCNAY; from the coding sequence ATGGCAACTGCCGTCGCGCTTCCCCAGCCCATCTTATCTTTCACGCTCTGCCTTTCAAATCCACGTTCCTCTTGCGGTTCGTTTTCCACGTTGACACAAATCACAGGCTCGTGTTGCCTCGCCTGCACCCACCCAGCGCGACAAGCGGCAATGGCAAGCGTCGCCCAGCACATAATCACACCAGCGGTAATCCGCGCGAAGTACTCTGGCTATGTCCTGAGCAACGGCGTCAAGTGCGTCATCGTGCAGGATGCGAACGCGAAaatgccggcggcggccatgtGCATTCGTGCAGGCCAGCTGAACGACCCCGTAGAGCTGCCTGGACTGGCGCACTTCTGCGAGCACATGCTCTTTATGGGAACAGAGAAGTTCCCCAAGGAGGACGAGTTCGACAGTTTCGTGTCCAAAGCAAGCGGCCTCACCAACGCCTTCACCGAAGACTGCGATACGGTGTACTACTTCAGCGTCAGCGATGGCAGCCTCGAGGGGGCGCTAGAGCGGTTTGTGGAGTTCTTCGCGTCTCCCAGCTTCAGTCCCGGTGCGGTGGCCCGGGAGGTGAACGCGGTGCACAGCGAGGACGAGAAGAACCACAATAGCGACTACTGGCGTCTCGACGAGCTGATCCGTGACTTCTGCAACCCTAAGCACCCACGCAGCCGCTACGGCAATGGCAACCTCACCACCCTGCGGGAcgagccgcagcgacggggAATCGACGTGCGCGAGTCGCTCAAAACGTTCCACTCCCGCTACTACTTGGCGGATGGAGCGACGATTGTGGTGGTGAGCATGCGATCAGCCGACGAGGTGCTGAGCCTCATCGAGGGGCCGCTCGCGCGGATGAAGCAGGGGGCCGTTCCGCGCTTTTCCTTCCTCGAGGCCGGCGAGCATCTGTTCACCAGTGCCGCGCTCGGATCATGGACCAACGTGCGCACGGTGCAGAAGATGCGTGAGCTGCGACTGATGTGGGCGGTgcggtcgccgtcgtcggcgtggcgcacaacgccgtcggcgtaCATTGCCCACCTCCTCGGGCATGAGTGCGACACCTCCGTGCTCGGGGTGCTGAAGAAGCGCAACTGGGCGACAGGCATGCTGGCCGGCTCCCACCGCGTGGACGATGACTTTGAAGTCCTGGATGCCTCTGTCACACTCACAGTGGAGGGGTTCCGGAACGCGCTGAAGGTGGTGGACCTGCTCTACCAGGGCATTGGCCAGTCCATTGCGCATGGCGTGGACGCTGAGGTGTACAAGGGGatgaaggcggaggagcgcctcTTCTTTGAGAGCGTTGACGCTGGCTCGCCGGCGAACCACTGCGTCGCGCTTGCGCAGAACGCCAACGCCACGGACCTGGAGCACTGCTGGATCGGCGGCAACGTGGTGCTCGAGGACGATATGGAGGCGGTTCTGGCCTATGTGCGTCAGCTGACACCGCAGAACTGCGTGATGGTCATGCAGTGGGGAGATATGCCGATCGATGcagccaccggcgccacgccggcggAGGGAAACCCCGTGGAGAGCCATGCACAGCAGCatgacgaggaggatgacgaggacAGCCAGAGTGCCGAGGAGGAGACCGCAGAGGAGACGGAGCAAGCGAGTGAGAGTAACGCGTCGGCTGAGGAGCTGTTTCTCTCGCTGCCGGCCTTCGCCCAGGTGCGGGTCAGCAACGTCTCGCGCTTTCACAGGGCGCTGTACCAGACGGTTAAGATACCGGAGGAGCACGAGGCGCGGTGGCAGAGTCTCATCAGCGGGCCGTATCCGCCGGAGCTGGCGTTGCCGTCCACGAACCCCTTCATCGCCACAGACTTCACAATTTACCCGCCGGCcgctgaggaggcggtggacgaGATCGCCTCCCCGCACGCCGTGACATATGTGAGGAAGGATGCCGGGCACCACAGCACCTTCaagatggcgctgcggtgcaacGTTCTCTCACCCGTTGCGTCCGCGAGCCCGCTGAACCGGCTGTACACGCGCGTCATGCACGGCATACTGTCCAACGCACTCACGGAGATGGCCTACTACGCGATGCTAGCGTCGCTCACGAATGAGGTGATCTTCTCGCCAACGGGGCTGGGCTTTGCTGTGGAGGGCCCGTCGCAGAAGCTGTACGAGTTTTTCTTCGCCGTAGTGCGCAAGGGGCTGTCCATGGAGGTGCTCCAGGGTACTGCGGAGGAGTACGCGACGTACCTGGAGACAGGCGTGCAGAAGCTCAAGAACGTGGGGATGGCGCAGCCTTACAAAGTTCTCCACGAGACACAGAAGAAAGCGACGCGGCACACGTACTACTTGTTTAACGAGATGATTGCGTGCGAGTCTGCCGCCACGTACGAGGGCTACTGCACCTTTGTGAAGCAGTACTTGGAGAGTGGTCTCCTGCTCGAGTGCTTCGTTGCAGGGAACGTGCTCTCCATACAGGATGTGCGCGAAATGCTGGTTGGTCGGCTGGAGGACCTCCTGGGGACGTTAACCATTCCAATCCCGCTGAAGGAGACCATACCACGTGTGCGCGACACATACGGCCCACGTGCTGGAGATGGGAAAGCAAACGAGAGCGTGCTCTGCTCCTTCGATGTCCTCTCAATGCCACCATCGAACCCGGCCGACCCGAACGCGGCTGTTGTCGTCGACGTCATCATCGGCGAGGCCACTCCGCGCGTGATGGCGCTCACAGACACCGCAATGAAGCTCATCAGCTCCTCTTTCTTCAacgtgctgcgcacgcgggAGGCATTGGGCTACGTTGTGTTTGCTGAAAGCAGTGTCGACTACTGCACAGCGCACGCACTCTTCGTGGTGCAGAGTGCACTGAAGGATGTGGACTGCGTATACCTGCTCTCCCGCATTGTCGCCTTCTTGTCTgctgtggaggcgcagctggacaCGGTGTGCTCCGCCGAGGAGGTCGAGAAGGTGAAGAGGGGTCTTATCGCGGCTCTGGAGAAGGTGCCCGACTCTGTCGAGGGCGATGTCAAGCGCCTTGAGGGTGAGTATGTCAGCCTGTCGAAGTTTGAAAGTCGGCAGCGGACGATTGCCGCTCTCTTGGCCATCACCGCGGAGGATGTAAAGTCGCACCTCCGCAATTACTTCTTTAACAATCGCAGCGAGTCTCGTGCGTTGGCGCTGTGCATCAATAACGCTCGCACCGTTGCCGCCGATGTGCTCGCTGAGCCAGGCAACCGCCGCGTTCCTCTGCCGAGCGTGCGGTCGAGGcaggaggacagcgacgacgcgccaGGGGACGCATCAGAGGACACTgagccgctgacgctgcctACCTTTTCGGATGGCAGCAGCTGTGTCGAGATTACCTCTTATGCTTCTGCCCTCGAGTATCAGCACGGACTTTGCCTTGTCAAGTGCAACGCCTATTGA